A region from the Candidatus Buchananbacteria bacterium genome encodes:
- a CDS encoding NTP transferase domain-containing protein, with translation MDKTRLTITLDKDILEKLDEYIDGARIRNRSHAIEYVLSKYFSPKVRKALILTGGKATSLPKGMIEINARPVLEHTVENLRRYGVREIIFSLGHQGEKIRKHFGDGSRFGIKATYLEQGKFQTGTAQPIMQAKTELGNSPFMVIYGDVIAQLDLDDMMDFHLSHNGPVTIALTAVNRSSDWGVVRIQGSRVYSFLEKPDNRRDLSNIINAGVYIFDPEIFDYLKDATRLEKDVFPKLVEERKLFGYIFAGDWFDVGNSESYNRAIKEWKN, from the coding sequence ATGGATAAAACCCGCCTGACAATCACTTTAGATAAAGACATCCTCGAAAAACTGGATGAATATATTGATGGCGCTAGGATTCGTAATCGGTCGCACGCTATTGAGTATGTGTTAAGCAAATATTTTTCGCCGAAAGTTCGTAAGGCACTCATTTTGACTGGTGGTAAGGCTACTAGCTTGCCCAAAGGTATGATTGAAATCAATGCTCGTCCGGTGCTTGAACATACGGTTGAGAATCTTCGTCGCTATGGTGTTCGGGAAATTATTTTTTCCCTTGGCCACCAGGGGGAAAAAATCAGAAAGCATTTTGGTGACGGCTCGCGGTTTGGTATTAAAGCTACTTATTTAGAACAGGGTAAATTTCAGACCGGTACGGCCCAGCCGATTATGCAAGCCAAAACAGAGTTAGGCAATTCACCGTTTATGGTAATTTATGGTGATGTCATCGCTCAGCTTGATTTGGATGACATGATGGATTTTCACTTGTCTCATAATGGTCCAGTCACTATTGCGTTGACAGCGGTTAATCGTTCCAGCGATTGGGGGGTGGTGCGTATTCAGGGTTCGCGGGTCTATTCATTTTTGGAAAAGCCGGATAATCGACGTGATCTGTCAAACATCATTAACGCAGGAGTTTATATTTTTGACCCAGAAATTTTTGATTATCTTAAAGACGCTACCAGACTGGAAAAAGATGTCTTTCCAAAATTAGTTGAAGAACGTAAACTTTTTGGCTATATTTTTGCGGGGGACTGGTTTGACGTTGGTAACAGTGAAAGTTATAATCGGGCAATTAAAGAATGGAAAAATTGA
- a CDS encoding GNAT family N-acetyltransferase, with product MAIKIRLLKSSDLKPESGFWKTLAHLAPGKKVSYRQAVQAYRRAKKQGSYIFVAIEPVTNQIVGTVTLLVEQKFIRNLALAGHIEDVVTRKGFEGQGVASQLIKAALKKAKVLGCYKVILDCRKELVSFYRRFGFKAAEVEMKIYFKK from the coding sequence ATGGCAATAAAAATCCGTTTACTTAAATCTAGCGACCTGAAACCCGAAAGTGGTTTTTGGAAAACTTTAGCTCACCTTGCTCCGGGCAAAAAGGTTAGCTATCGTCAAGCAGTTCAAGCTTATCGCCGAGCCAAAAAGCAAGGCAGCTATATTTTTGTTGCTATTGAGCCTGTTACTAATCAAATTGTTGGTACGGTTACGCTGTTGGTTGAGCAAAAGTTTATTCGCAATCTGGCTTTGGCCGGTCATATTGAAGACGTGGTTACTCGCAAAGGTTTTGAAGGTCAAGGTGTGGCCAGCCAATTAATCAAAGCAGCCTTAAAAAAAGCTAAGGTTTTGGGTTGCTATAAAGTGATTCTGGACTGTCGTAAAGAGCTAGTTAGTTTTTATCGTCGATTTGGGTTTAAAGCGGCTGAGGTGGAAATGAAGATTTATTTTAAAAAATAG
- a CDS encoding DNA helicase UvrD, translating into MRYIADLHLHSKYSRACSKDLDLEHNEIWAKKKGIGIVGTGDFTHPVWFRELKEKLIEEKPGLFKVRGTDGKVLFMLTTEISCIYSQGGKVRRIHLCLFAPDLASVGKINQALIARGVNLKSDGRPIMGLHADEVVKIVLEANPENMVIPAHAWTPWFSVFGSNSGFDSLAECFGEMTKHIHSIETGLSSDPLMNWRLSALDNITLISNSDAHSPANLGREANVFEIDPDQLSYFEIKKIIEQKDKSRFLYTIEFFPEEGKYHHDGHRACGVNFAPAESKKHGGLCPKCKKPLTIGVLNRVDALADREVGQASDVIPFKSIVPLPEIIAEVLGVGKTSKKVSVMYEELVGKFSEFEILLDLDYPTLATIAVPELVVAIKNVREQKVEPVAGYDGEYGIIKTLKPGQVNKPLQKALF; encoded by the coding sequence ATGCGCTATATTGCCGACCTTCATCTTCATTCAAAGTATTCCCGGGCTTGTTCCAAAGATTTGGACTTGGAGCATAATGAAATCTGGGCCAAGAAAAAGGGGATTGGCATTGTTGGTACTGGCGACTTTACTCACCCGGTGTGGTTTAGAGAACTCAAGGAAAAATTAATTGAAGAAAAGCCAGGATTATTTAAAGTAAGGGGTACTGACGGCAAAGTGCTTTTTATGTTGACGACGGAAATTAGCTGCATTTATTCGCAGGGTGGCAAAGTGCGGCGGATTCATCTTTGTTTATTTGCCCCCGATTTAGCGAGCGTGGGTAAAATTAATCAGGCGCTTATTGCTCGAGGGGTTAATTTAAAATCGGATGGCCGTCCCATTATGGGACTTCATGCAGATGAAGTTGTTAAAATTGTTTTGGAGGCTAATCCCGAAAATATGGTGATCCCGGCGCATGCCTGGACGCCTTGGTTTTCGGTTTTCGGATCGAACTCCGGCTTTGACAGTTTGGCAGAGTGTTTCGGCGAAATGACTAAACACATTCATTCAATTGAAACCGGTTTGAGTTCCGATCCGCTGATGAATTGGCGGCTTTCGGCCTTGGATAATATCACCTTGATTTCTAATTCAGATGCTCATTCACCGGCTAATTTAGGACGCGAGGCTAACGTTTTTGAGATAGACCCCGACCAATTAAGTTATTTTGAAATTAAAAAAATTATTGAACAAAAAGATAAAAGTCGTTTTTTATATACCATTGAATTTTTTCCCGAAGAAGGAAAGTATCATCATGACGGTCATCGCGCCTGTGGTGTTAATTTCGCTCCGGCCGAAAGTAAAAAACACGGTGGGTTATGTCCAAAATGCAAAAAGCCACTCACTATCGGCGTGTTGAATCGGGTGGATGCTTTAGCTGATCGTGAAGTGGGCCAGGCGTCCGACGTTATTCCTTTTAAAAGCATTGTGCCGCTACCCGAAATAATTGCCGAAGTGCTTGGCGTTGGTAAAACATCAAAGAAAGTCTCGGTGATGTATGAGGAGTTGGTGGGTAAATTCAGTGAATTTGAGATTTTATTAGATCTTGATTATCCAACTTTAGCTACCATAGCCGTACCGGAATTGGTTGTAGCGATTAAAAATGTTCGTGAACAGAAAGTTGAACCAGTCGCCGGGTATGATGGTGAGTATGGAATTATTAAGACGTTAAAGCCTGGTCAGGTTAATAAACCGTTGCAGAAAGCTTTATTTTAA
- a CDS encoding glycine C-acetyltransferase: MYTHKLIESINNELQNLLDQGKLKTERILTSAQGPEVEINGKKVLMFASNNYLGLGNHKAIVRAAKDGLKEYGFGLSSVRFICGTQDWHRELEKKLAEFLGCDDAILYSTCFMANLGFFASIINEPFGAAEYQDVIYSDELNHASIIDAFKLIKKGSVEKRIYPHANMVALEKMLQEDADKNFRFKIIATDGVFSMEGDTAPLSELVALAEKYQALLFVDDAHGVGVLGEAGAGTPQALGVHGKVDVLSGTFGKALGGAVGGYIAGKKEIIDLLRQKSRTYMFSNSVPPLVVKASIKALELLEQNKKLPTKVQKNTKYFRSKIKKLGFKTLPGSHPIVPVMLGEAAVAQAMSKRLLEEGLYVVGLWFPVVPEGTARLRFQVSAAHTKQHLDAALAILEKVGKEMNII, translated from the coding sequence ATGTATACACATAAACTAATTGAGAGCATTAATAATGAATTGCAAAATTTATTGGATCAGGGCAAGTTAAAAACGGAACGGATTTTAACCAGTGCTCAGGGTCCTGAGGTGGAAATCAACGGTAAGAAGGTTTTGATGTTTGCTTCCAATAATTATCTTGGACTAGGTAATCATAAAGCGATCGTCAGAGCGGCTAAGGATGGATTAAAGGAGTATGGTTTTGGATTATCGTCAGTCCGGTTTATTTGTGGCACTCAGGATTGGCACCGGGAATTGGAAAAAAAGCTGGCTGAATTTTTAGGTTGTGACGATGCCATTTTGTATTCCACTTGTTTTATGGCTAACCTAGGATTTTTTGCCAGCATTATCAATGAACCTTTCGGCGCAGCAGAATATCAAGATGTGATTTATAGCGATGAATTGAATCACGCGAGTATTATTGACGCTTTCAAATTGATAAAAAAAGGATCAGTGGAAAAACGGATTTATCCGCATGCTAATATGGTGGCGTTGGAAAAAATGTTACAGGAAGATGCCGATAAAAATTTCCGGTTTAAGATTATCGCCACCGACGGCGTGTTTAGTATGGAAGGCGATACAGCGCCTTTGTCCGAGTTAGTGGCTTTAGCGGAAAAATATCAAGCGCTGTTGTTTGTTGATGACGCTCATGGTGTTGGCGTTTTGGGAGAAGCTGGCGCTGGCACACCGCAAGCGTTGGGTGTTCATGGCAAAGTTGATGTTTTGAGCGGAACATTCGGTAAGGCATTGGGTGGTGCAGTCGGCGGGTATATTGCCGGCAAGAAAGAGATTATTGATTTACTGCGGCAAAAATCCCGAACATACATGTTTTCTAATTCAGTACCGCCACTAGTGGTTAAAGCCTCAATTAAGGCTTTGGAGCTGCTTGAACAAAATAAAAAGTTGCCGACAAAGGTCCAAAAAAATACCAAATATTTTCGAAGTAAAATAAAAAAATTAGGATTTAAAACATTGCCGGGTTCACATCCGATTGTGCCGGTCATGCTGGGCGAAGCAGCTGTGGCTCAGGCAATGAGTAAGCGATTACTTGAGGAGGGGTTGTATGTTGTTGGTTTGTGGTTTCCGGTTGTTCCTGAAGGCACGGCGCGGCTGCGGTTTCAGGTTTCGGCAGCACACACCAAACAGCATCTGGACGCCGCATTAGCAATTTTGGAGAAGGTTGGTAAAGAAATGAATATTATTTAA
- a CDS encoding zinc-binding dehydrogenase — translation MKALVKKRPTNPPAWYVGLDYIDKPEPSVTPERPVKVQIISTGICGTDVGIYQGKDSLAQSMAKNKDEETILGHEFCGRISEIHDSAKTEVASLLLRKKLLNKKLADYVEGKTAKQLASGADFVEFLNKNFYVSAEMHFTCLECLQCRTGHQHVCKKTIGKGIHEDGAYTDFMVVPANRLVLFEVGEVPPEIISFMDAIGNGVHTCQSADLVGRTILITGAGLQGLMSCAIAKQLGAGKIFITDVIPDKASLDKLGIAKKIGADFTFNVGKPEGLAALRETIAKETDNTGVDIVFEMAGHYSAYNVIFDSVRMGGTILMLGLPAGKLELDFSNQVIFKGLTIKGIYGRRVFDTWDLMRYLLANGLTETILRSGVITHQLPLAEYDQGFQALINGQAIKVLLKPGI, via the coding sequence ATGAAAGCACTCGTTAAAAAGCGACCCACTAATCCGCCTGCCTGGTATGTCGGTTTAGATTATATTGATAAACCTGAGCCATCAGTTACCCCCGAACGTCCGGTAAAGGTGCAAATTATTTCAACCGGTATTTGTGGAACTGACGTTGGTATTTATCAGGGCAAGGATTCATTAGCTCAAAGTATGGCTAAAAACAAAGATGAGGAGACTATTTTGGGCCATGAGTTTTGTGGTCGAATTTCTGAGATTCATGATTCTGCTAAAACGGAAGTGGCCAGCTTACTGCTACGTAAAAAATTATTGAATAAAAAATTAGCTGATTATGTCGAAGGTAAAACTGCTAAGCAACTGGCCTCCGGTGCTGATTTTGTAGAGTTTTTGAATAAGAATTTTTATGTTAGCGCCGAAATGCATTTTACCTGTCTTGAGTGTTTGCAGTGTCGGACCGGACATCAGCACGTTTGTAAAAAGACAATCGGCAAGGGCATTCATGAAGACGGCGCGTATACTGATTTTATGGTTGTGCCGGCAAACCGACTGGTATTATTTGAGGTAGGGGAAGTGCCGCCGGAAATTATTAGTTTTATGGATGCGATTGGTAATGGCGTTCATACTTGTCAGTCGGCCGACCTTGTTGGACGAACGATTTTGATTACCGGCGCGGGCTTACAGGGGCTGATGAGCTGCGCTATTGCTAAACAACTTGGAGCGGGAAAAATTTTTATCACCGATGTCATACCCGACAAAGCGAGTCTCGACAAGCTTGGCATTGCCAAAAAAATTGGGGCGGACTTTACTTTTAATGTGGGTAAACCCGAAGGTCTGGCCGCATTGCGCGAAACGATTGCCAAAGAAACCGATAATACCGGTGTTGATATTGTTTTTGAAATGGCCGGTCATTACAGCGCTTATAATGTGATTTTTGATAGTGTTCGCATGGGAGGCACTATTTTAATGTTAGGGTTGCCAGCTGGAAAATTAGAGCTTGATTTTTCCAATCAGGTTATTTTTAAGGGGCTGACGATTAAAGGTATTTATGGTCGCCGGGTGTTTGATACCTGGGATTTGATGCGTTATTTGTTGGCTAATGGTTTGACGGAAACTATTTTACGAAGCGGTGTTATTACCCATCAACTGCCGTTGGCAGAGTACGATCAGGGTTTTCAAGCCTTGATCAATGGTCAAGCGATTAAAGTGCTATTAAAGCCAGGAATATAA
- the glmS gene encoding glutamine--fructose-6-phosphate transaminase (isomerizing), whose amino-acid sequence MCGIVGYVGTKAASPILLDGLKRLEYRGYDSAGIAVWDGHKINVLKTRGRVKELFDAVSANPLSGTVGIAHTRWATHGEPNEVNAHPHGDNDGNVFLVHNGIIENYKTLKNELEKEGHIFKSETDTEVLAHLIGKLLKSSKSLEEAVKKSLHLVKGAYAIAVMANSEPGTLVAARLSSPLRIGIGADQLIIASDPSAILSYTHQVITLGDKEVAVIKDGEYVISSLDGQQPIDKEVEKIEWDMEQAEKGGFDHFMLKEIMEQPETVRNSLRGRIIVEEGRSKLGGLESVEHRLRQIKRLTIVACGTASYAGLIGEYMLEEYAGIPTEVSVASEFRYRKPILDPEQDAVLVLSQSGETADTLAAVKEAKEKGVLTLGIVNVIGSTIAQETDAGVYNHAGPEIGVASTKVFVSQVTVLALLTLMLGRQRQMSIVTGKRIAEELLTIPKYIEEVLQTNERIKGVAQKYAKFKNFFYLGRKYNYPIALEGALKLKEISYIHAEGGSSGELKHGPIAMIDPEFPTVFVTPKDSVYEKNLSNLQEVKARQGKIIAVATVGDEEVAKVADEVFYIPKTLEMLTPLLAVVPLQLFAYHVAVACGRDVDKPRNLAKSVTVE is encoded by the coding sequence ATGTGTGGTATTGTCGGATATGTTGGGACTAAGGCGGCTTCGCCGATCTTGCTTGATGGCCTAAAACGTTTGGAATATCGAGGCTATGACAGTGCCGGTATTGCGGTTTGGGATGGTCATAAAATTAATGTTTTAAAAACTCGGGGTCGAGTCAAAGAATTATTTGATGCCGTTTCTGCAAACCCTTTAAGCGGCACGGTCGGCATCGCTCATACGAGGTGGGCCACTCATGGTGAGCCAAATGAAGTGAATGCTCATCCGCACGGGGATAATGATGGCAATGTTTTTTTAGTGCATAATGGTATCATTGAAAATTATAAAACGCTGAAAAATGAGCTGGAAAAAGAAGGCCATATTTTTAAATCAGAAACCGATACAGAAGTATTGGCGCATCTTATTGGCAAATTATTGAAAAGTAGCAAGAGCTTAGAGGAAGCAGTCAAAAAATCGTTGCACCTGGTTAAAGGGGCATATGCGATTGCAGTGATGGCTAATAGTGAGCCGGGTACTTTGGTGGCTGCTAGACTGAGTAGCCCGTTACGCATTGGTATTGGTGCTGATCAATTAATTATCGCGTCCGATCCATCAGCGATTTTAAGTTATACTCATCAGGTTATCACTCTGGGAGATAAAGAGGTGGCTGTGATCAAAGATGGCGAATATGTTATTTCTAGTCTGGATGGCCAACAGCCGATTGATAAAGAGGTGGAAAAAATTGAATGGGACATGGAACAGGCAGAAAAAGGCGGCTTTGATCATTTTATGTTAAAGGAAATTATGGAACAACCCGAAACGGTGCGTAATAGTTTGCGTGGCCGAATTATTGTTGAGGAGGGCCGGTCAAAATTAGGTGGGCTTGAGTCGGTTGAACATCGTTTGCGTCAAATTAAACGTTTGACCATCGTGGCCTGTGGTACAGCGTCTTATGCCGGCTTGATCGGAGAATATATGCTTGAAGAATATGCCGGCATTCCAACGGAAGTCTCGGTAGCGTCAGAATTTAGGTATCGTAAGCCAATTTTAGACCCAGAACAGGATGCGGTGCTGGTGTTGAGTCAGTCGGGAGAAACTGCCGACACTTTGGCGGCCGTTAAAGAAGCCAAAGAAAAAGGTGTTTTAACGCTTGGTATTGTTAATGTGATTGGTAGTACTATTGCTCAGGAGACTGACGCCGGCGTCTATAATCACGCCGGACCGGAGATTGGCGTTGCATCTACAAAAGTATTTGTTTCTCAGGTTACAGTGTTAGCTTTGCTAACATTAATGCTCGGTCGTCAGCGGCAGATGTCGATCGTGACAGGTAAACGCATTGCCGAAGAGCTGCTTACTATTCCAAAATATATTGAAGAGGTTTTACAGACTAATGAACGAATTAAAGGTGTGGCTCAAAAGTATGCGAAGTTTAAAAACTTTTTTTATCTGGGACGAAAATATAACTATCCAATTGCTCTTGAAGGAGCATTAAAGTTGAAAGAGATTTCTTACATTCATGCTGAAGGGGGATCTTCCGGTGAATTGAAGCACGGCCCGATTGCCATGATTGATCCGGAATTTCCGACGGTTTTTGTTACTCCCAAAGACAGTGTCTATGAAAAAAACCTTTCTAACTTGCAGGAAGTTAAGGCGCGGCAGGGAAAGATTATTGCTGTGGCCACCGTTGGTGACGAGGAGGTCGCTAAAGTCGCTGATGAGGTTTTTTACATTCCAAAGACTTTAGAAATGTTAACGCCCCTGTTAGCCGTCGTGCCGCTGCAGCTTTTTGCCTATCATGTTGCGGTTGCCTGTGGTCGCGATGTTGATAAGCCGCGTAACTTAGCTAAAAGCGTAACCGTTGAATAA
- a CDS encoding glycosyltransferase: MRKLSLVVLFGGYDRWVRFGPTRLLEASMSGIFAEVVAVINPPYAGYEAMIRQTLTTRSRPMASRIVFSPENNMPLARNLGVSAATGDDIMIWDDDDSVHPTNLRVAYRRYVESDASVMEVVLTHSDESSFHPQDENMMPQMSVAPDLIVLGMVHTPFFVRRDTVCRVAFPVHMALRGEWVDWSTRLWRAGIPTFCYTGLPVAREGDRDRASGATASAGVNGSSLKHVFSSMMFLAYAYEFEPDSFEGKILFRRYVERYCPDCGPDVWCDLLALGRQLRHTSYVLPGYMIFPGAYRHAAEEAYAHCRRELALERDAAYPLVYNIAPFGAFNPEHRQVLEAVLQTV; this comes from the coding sequence ATGAGAAAGCTGAGTCTGGTGGTTTTGTTTGGCGGTTACGACCGCTGGGTACGTTTTGGCCCGACTCGATTGCTGGAGGCGTCGATGTCTGGCATTTTTGCTGAGGTAGTGGCTGTCATCAATCCGCCGTATGCGGGTTATGAAGCTATGATCCGGCAAACTCTGACGACTCGGTCTCGGCCAATGGCCAGCCGAATTGTCTTTTCACCTGAGAACAACATGCCGTTGGCACGCAATTTGGGTGTCAGCGCCGCAACCGGTGACGATATCATGATTTGGGATGACGACGACAGTGTTCATCCGACCAATCTACGAGTAGCGTATCGTCGGTATGTGGAGTCTGATGCGAGTGTGATGGAAGTCGTTTTGACGCACTCGGACGAAAGTTCGTTTCACCCGCAGGACGAAAACATGATGCCGCAAATGTCAGTTGCGCCTGACCTGATTGTGTTGGGTATGGTGCATACACCATTTTTCGTCAGACGTGACACGGTGTGTCGGGTAGCGTTTCCCGTTCACATGGCATTGCGTGGTGAATGGGTTGACTGGAGCACCAGGCTGTGGCGCGCCGGCATCCCGACATTTTGTTATACCGGCTTGCCGGTGGCGCGCGAAGGTGATCGTGATCGCGCTTCTGGTGCGACAGCGTCAGCCGGTGTTAACGGTAGCTCACTGAAGCACGTTTTTTCTTCAATGATGTTTCTGGCATACGCCTATGAATTTGAGCCAGACAGCTTTGAGGGAAAAATTCTTTTCCGTCGATATGTTGAACGTTATTGTCCTGATTGTGGACCTGATGTGTGGTGTGATTTGCTGGCATTGGGTCGGCAGTTGCGGCACACGTCATATGTGTTGCCTGGATATATGATTTTTCCCGGCGCATACCGCCATGCTGCCGAAGAAGCTTATGCTCATTGCCGGAGGGAACTGGCACTGGAAAGGGACGCTGCCTATCCGCTTGTCTACAACATTGCGCCATTTGGCGCGTTTAATCCGGAGCATCGTCAGGTGCTCGAAGCCGTTTTACAAACCGTGTGA
- a CDS encoding HAD family hydrolase: MKVLGSVTGILGIVFDIDNTVYYRTDEYLAAGSHNEVVEVAKILGVEPAEAQRRIAAKRQEIATQQNRKVALTEGVLALGVTRRQWDVLRCTAWNPEKWIQPDSEMSELMRRLADRFTVCFGTNSPSEIGERIIELIGIRSTVPKVLVFGPDNIGHSKPDPQFFSLIAQVAGLDPATCLSIGDREFSEGPPALEAGYAGAIIVPGSRDETLQVGEMLLSRTLSAQTHMEGGVSR, from the coding sequence ATGAAAGTGCTTGGAAGTGTAACGGGTATTCTTGGTATCGTTTTCGATATCGACAACACGGTGTATTATCGAACCGATGAGTATTTGGCTGCAGGCAGCCATAACGAAGTTGTGGAAGTCGCTAAGATTCTCGGTGTTGAACCGGCGGAAGCTCAGCGACGTATCGCGGCTAAGCGTCAGGAAATCGCTACTCAACAAAACCGCAAGGTCGCGTTGACGGAAGGTGTCTTGGCACTTGGTGTTACTCGCCGGCAGTGGGATGTTTTGCGCTGCACAGCGTGGAACCCCGAAAAATGGATTCAACCGGATTCAGAAATGTCGGAACTGATGCGGCGCCTGGCAGACAGATTTACCGTCTGTTTTGGCACCAATTCGCCGTCGGAAATCGGCGAACGCATTATTGAACTGATTGGTATTAGGTCAACAGTGCCCAAGGTTCTGGTTTTCGGACCAGATAACATTGGACACTCCAAGCCTGATCCGCAGTTTTTTTCGTTGATCGCGCAAGTAGCGGGTCTGGATCCTGCTACTTGCCTTTCGATTGGCGATCGCGAATTTTCCGAAGGGCCGCCCGCACTAGAGGCTGGTTACGCTGGTGCAATAATTGTTCCTGGCAGCAGGGACGAAACACTTCAGGTTGGTGAAATGTTGCTTAGCAGGACGCTTAGCGCACAAACGCATATGGAGGGAGGTGTTAGCAGATGA
- a CDS encoding HAD family phosphatase, which yields MIKAILFDLDGVLIETEKETFKFYQKILGQDYGIFLKDEDFKYKAGRKSKDFWNDILTPEQQEKIDVKKLTQNKREAFNTDPDKYVKAMPGGKKLLELLKGQGFKLALASQNESRMIESMMRWLGIKEYFEVILSIDQITNLKPDPEIYLLAAQKLGVTPAECVVIEDSKDGVGSAKNAGMKCIGINHPYTPPGALNAADTTVDALSDINPAVIHTL from the coding sequence ATGATTAAAGCAATACTATTTGATTTGGACGGGGTTTTAATTGAAACCGAGAAAGAAACCTTTAAGTTTTATCAAAAAATTCTTGGACAGGATTATGGCATCTTCCTGAAAGATGAAGATTTTAAATATAAAGCCGGGCGCAAATCAAAAGATTTCTGGAATGACATATTGACTCCCGAACAACAAGAAAAAATCGACGTAAAAAAATTAACCCAAAACAAACGAGAAGCATTTAACACTGATCCTGACAAATACGTCAAGGCAATGCCCGGCGGCAAAAAACTGCTTGAGCTGCTCAAAGGCCAGGGATTTAAGCTGGCACTAGCCTCTCAGAACGAATCACGAATGATTGAAAGTATGATGCGTTGGCTTGGGATTAAAGAATATTTTGAAGTGATTTTATCAATTGATCAAATCACTAACCTCAAGCCTGACCCGGAAATTTATTTGCTGGCCGCGCAAAAATTGGGCGTCACACCGGCTGAATGTGTTGTAATTGAAGATTCTAAAGATGGTGTTGGTTCTGCTAAAAATGCGGGAATGAAATGTATTGGCATCAATCATCCCTATACTCCACCGGGAGCCCTTAATGCTGCCGATACAACCGTTGATGCGCTGTCAGATATCAATCCTGCGGTAATACATACTTTATAA
- a CDS encoding NTP transferase domain-containing protein yields MNKFQVIVLAGGLGKRMNSHDIPKALVPLHGRPMISYLLDAIKEADVCARPLIVVGKLADKVKSALGPDYDYAFQAEQLGTGHAVMVSREQLQGSAENILVLYCDHPLVSPQTIKNILDTHVREQEVLTMATTVVPDFEGWRLPFYDFGRVVRSDSGKIIGIVEKKDAAPEQLQIKEVNPSYFCFKADWLWTNLDLVRNHNTQQEYYLTDLVDIAFGQNHQIASVQIEPKEAMGINSQEQLDLISKLL; encoded by the coding sequence ATGAATAAATTTCAAGTTATTGTTTTGGCTGGCGGCTTGGGTAAGCGCATGAATAGCCATGATATTCCGAAAGCATTGGTGCCGCTACATGGCCGACCAATGATTAGCTACCTTTTGGACGCGATCAAAGAGGCGGATGTTTGCGCCCGCCCGCTGATTGTCGTCGGTAAGTTAGCTGACAAAGTCAAATCAGCCTTAGGCCCGGACTATGATTATGCATTCCAGGCCGAACAGTTGGGAACCGGTCACGCCGTGATGGTAAGCCGTGAACAGTTGCAGGGCAGTGCGGAAAATATTTTGGTTTTGTATTGTGATCACCCACTGGTGAGCCCTCAAACAATCAAAAATATTTTAGATACTCATGTTCGCGAACAGGAAGTGTTGACTATGGCTACCACGGTGGTTCCCGACTTTGAGGGATGGCGCTTGCCGTTTTATGATTTTGGCCGAGTGGTACGTTCGGACAGTGGTAAAATTATTGGTATTGTTGAAAAAAAGGATGCCGCTCCCGAGCAGCTTCAGATTAAGGAAGTAAATCCAAGCTATTTTTGTTTTAAGGCTGATTGGCTGTGGACTAATTTAGATCTCGTGCGAAACCATAATACCCAGCAAGAGTATTACCTGACTGACTTAGTTGACATCGCCTTTGGCCAAAATCATCAGATTGCTTCGGTTCAGATTGAGCCAAAAGAAGCTATGGGGATTAATAGTCAAGAACAGCTTGATTTAATTTCAAAATTATTGTAG
- a CDS encoding TrmB family transcriptional regulator, translating into MAIISMVEKTLQNLGLEDKEIKVYLACLKLGPSPVRKIAENAGINRQTVYDILKGLIGTGLISYYHKDKRQYFIAEDPSRLKDVLRQRRDLLEKTETEMSEIIPQLKSIYNNAAVKPVAKFYEGYAGIELVLKDVIKSCRDGSEKSYYVYSAASIKRYLYNVYPNFSKDRIDSGIGVKVISIGPGGETRGLDERKWLTKKDSAPTYILIYAGKLGMISVDANEKPIGVIIEDKNIYQTQKMIFEFVWENL; encoded by the coding sequence ATGGCTATTATCTCTATGGTTGAAAAAACCCTCCAAAATTTGGGTCTGGAAGACAAGGAAATTAAAGTATACCTGGCTTGTTTAAAGTTGGGCCCTTCGCCAGTGCGTAAAATTGCCGAAAACGCTGGCATTAATCGTCAAACTGTCTATGATATTTTAAAGGGGTTGATCGGTACCGGCTTGATTAGTTATTACCATAAAGATAAGCGTCAGTATTTTATTGCCGAGGACCCATCGCGACTTAAAGATGTTTTACGTCAACGCCGGGACTTGTTGGAGAAAACTGAAACAGAAATGAGTGAGATTATTCCACAGCTTAAATCAATTTATAACAATGCGGCCGTTAAGCCGGTTGCTAAATTTTATGAAGGGTATGCCGGCATCGAATTAGTTTTGAAAGACGTTATCAAGAGTTGCCGGGACGGATCCGAAAAATCATACTATGTGTATTCGGCTGCAAGCATTAAAAGATATTTATATAATGTCTACCCTAATTTTTCCAAGGATCGAATTGATTCTGGCATTGGGGTTAAAGTAATTTCAATCGGTCCCGGCGGAGAAACCCGGGGACTTGATGAGCGCAAGTGGCTGACAAAAAAAGACAGTGCACCGACCTATATTTTAATTTATGCCGGCAAGCTAGGGATGATTTCGGTTGATGCTAACGAGAAGCCAATTGGTGTTATTATCGAAGATAAAAATATTTATCAGACTCAAAAAATGATTTTTGAGTTTGTCTGGGAGAATCTATAA